In a single window of the Equus quagga isolate Etosha38 chromosome 7, UCLA_HA_Equagga_1.0, whole genome shotgun sequence genome:
- the NEUROG1 gene encoding neurogenin-1 translates to MPAPLETCLSDLDCTASSSSSDLSGFLTDEEDCARLQPQASASGPPVPACRGAPGIPGASDTPRAQDDDQERRRRRGRARVRSEALLHSLRRSRRVKANDRERNRMHNLNAALDALRSVLPSFPDDTKLTKIETLRFAYNYIWALAETLRLADQGLPGGSARERLLPPQCAPCLPGPPSPASDAESWGSGATASPCAAAASPLSDPSSPAASEDFAYGPGDSLFSFPALPKDLLHTTPCFIPYH, encoded by the coding sequence ATGCCAGCCCCTCTGGAGACATGCCTCTCGGACCTTGACTGCAccgccagcagcagcagcagcgaccTGTCCGGCTTCCTCACCGACGAGGAAGACTGTGCCAGGCTCCAACCTCAAGCTTCCGCTTCGGGGCCGCCCGTGCCGGCCTGCAGGGGCGCTCCCGGGATTCCCGGGGCTTCCGATACTCCCCGGGCGCAGGACGACGATCAGGAGCGGCGGCGGCGCAGGGGTCGCGCGCGGGTACGTTCCGAGGCGCTGCTGCACTCGCTGCGCAGGAGCCGGCGCGTCAAGGCCAACGACCGCGAGCGCAACCGCATGCACAACTTGAACGCGGCGCTGGACGCGCTGCGCAGCGTGCTGCCTTCCTTCCCCGACGACACCAAGCTCACCAAGATCGAGACGCTGCGCTTCGCCTACAACTACATCTGGGCTCTGGCCGAGACCCTGCGCCTGGCGGACCAGGGGCTGCCCGGGGGCAGTGCCCGGGAGCGCCTCCTGCCGCCTCAGTGCGCCCCCTGCCTGCCCGGGCCCCCAAGCCCCGCCAGCGACGCCGAGTCCTGGGGCTCCGGTGCCACCGCCTCCCCttgcgccgccgccgcctcgccACTCTCTGATCCCAGTAGCCCCGCCGCCTCCGAAGACTTCGCCTATGGTCCCGGcgactctcttttctccttccctgccctgcccaaGGATTTGCTCCACACGACGCCCTGTTTCATCCCTTACCACTAG